AGCGGGGAGGGCGGCCACAGGTGCGGCCGCGGCAGGCGCAGCACCTAGGGTTGTAGCAGACATGGTGTGGTACGGAAAAGCTCGTCAGTACCTGCTGCTACTGGTTTTCGGTGGGTTTGGTTGTGCCTGGCCGCAGGCCGCGGGTTGCACCGGCCGCCAATTTTCGCGTGCTTGGGCGCCATGAACGCCGCTGCTACCTCCGCCGAACGCCTCACGCTCTACCACCGCCACCACGCCAAGCGGCAGCGGGGCAAGGCGCTGTCGCACCTGGTGCCCGCGCTGGTGCTGCTCAGCAGCGTAGCGGCGGTGCTGGGCGGCGAGGCGTTTACCTGGGTTACGGCGGCCGAAATTGCCGTGGGCGCTGCCTACGTGGTGCTGCTGGTGCGCGAGCTGCTGCACTTGCGCAAGCACCCGCACCACCGCGAGCGGGTGGCCTGGCTGGAGCTGGCCGCGGCCGGCATTTTGCTGCTCGAGGGCTACCACATCTGGCACCGCCACCACGAGGCTGAGCTGGCCGGTGCGCCGCACAAGTTTCATGTGCTGCCGTGGATTTATGCGGCTGCGGCCGTGGCGTTTGTGGTTATTGCTTTTCGGATGCCGCAGCTCGATGCCCGCCGGTTTTTGCACCTGCACGCCGAGGGCTTCAGCGTGCGCCTGAAGCCTTTTGCCCGCATCACAGAAGTGCGCTGGGCCGAGGTGCAGGCCGTGGAGCCGGCCGGCCCTACCGACGTGCTCGTAACCTGGCCCGGTGGCCGGCAGCAGCGCCTTGGCTTGGGGCAAATGCACAACGCGGCCGAGCTGCAGCAGCGGGTGCTGGCCCACGCGGCCCAGCACCACCTAGGGGCCCGGCCAGAGCAAACAGCAGGGCAGGCTTAAGCTGCGGCTCGCGCATGGTTCGGCTGGCAGGTTCCAAAGTTCACTTTTAAGCTAAGGCACCTAGGCGGTGCCGGTACGCGCGGCGCAGCCGGCCAAGCGGGTTTTGGGCGGGCAACCCTGCGCCAGAGCAGCGGGCCAGGCGGTTAGGCGCAGGCAAGCGGGCGTGGTTACTTTTGCCGCCGCAAACTCCCGAGGCCGCTCCGGCGTTTGTGCTTACACGCTCACCAACTGCTACTGCCCGTGCCCCGTCCCATGCTCGAATTTGGCCTTTATGGCTGGACCCCCGCCTACGGCTACACCTACGTGCACCCGGCCAACCGCCGCACCTTCGAGTGGGTGGAGCCCGTGAACAAAGTGTTCGAGAAAATCAGAGAGGACGAAGAGTGGATTACGCTGCGCTACGACGAGCAGCAATACCTGGTGCGCCCCGAGCTGTTTCGGCCCATCCGGCGCCCCCCGTTCGGCTTCGGCGACCCGGTAGAAGCCGTGGCGATGGAGCCCGGCCAGCCCCGCCTGCGCGGCGTGGTGTCGGATATTTTCTGGGACGAGCGCACCGACCGCGCCCGCTACCAGATTGTGGTCCGCAAAAAGAAAGTGCCCCACGTGTTCGAGGCCGAAGAGCTGAGGGCTTCGTAGGTGTTAGGGCTTAGGTATTAGGGTTTAGGCTGAGGAATATTTAGGCTCGATAACCTAGACCTAACCTCCAATGCCTAAGCCCTAACACCTAAATCCCTACCGCAATGGCCAGCACGATGGCGGCGGCGGCCAGCAGCAGCAGGAGCAGGTAGAGCGGCAGCACGAAGCGCCACCACTGATCGAAGCGCACGCCGCAGGCGGCCACAATGGCCATGAGCGCGCCGTTGGTGGGCGTAATCAGCTCGCACAAGCCCGCGCCGTACTGGTACGCCAGCACCGTAACCTGCCGCGACAGGCCCAGCAAATCCGACAAGGGCGTAAGAATGGGCATGGTAAGCACCGCTTGCCCGCTCACGCTGGGCACC
The sequence above is drawn from the Hymenobacter sp. YIM 151858-1 genome and encodes:
- a CDS encoding DUF6960 family protein; amino-acid sequence: MPRPMLEFGLYGWTPAYGYTYVHPANRRTFEWVEPVNKVFEKIREDEEWITLRYDEQQYLVRPELFRPIRRPPFGFGDPVEAVAMEPGQPRLRGVVSDIFWDERTDRARYQIVVRKKKVPHVFEAEELRAS